Proteins found in one Lycium ferocissimum isolate CSIRO_LF1 chromosome 6, AGI_CSIRO_Lferr_CH_V1, whole genome shotgun sequence genomic segment:
- the LOC132061592 gene encoding protein NRT1/ PTR FAMILY 5.6-like yields MLAMLINHLTDDREVTLPKAAQIVNVHEGLTSLLVIVVAQLSDSYFGRLKLILFTNTAFIFGLMMLWYESHRLSIKALFGALALLTLGKAGRDVTLKAFLADQLRISGEEPNLEEEELIEARRKLIWRFCWILGIIMATVWLSNEKWEALAKKSTIAMAAGFFVFLPGIPFYKHEDTFPSPILNAFNVVKAAVLKGHLNYPTSPDQLFKNYSKSATEILPHIAFLRVCFDLFDLKQQNELHIPVVFRWLDKAAILEPSPSCPVSTEQVESGRLFEVAKVKDVKRLISMFPLWSTFYVYSLVGATANTFFYEQANYINDHLGEISRVPIVVFVIIMTFTSSITSIICSWFKDRSTNARRPPLNRIRFGMFFSIICCAVACGVEVHRLHRVKVEDNQISIFWLTPQFLLVGLMEGLSESGLQDFFETQVCESMKEYGPQFSEFSDGIGKFFSVICILIFHFWFDEDVDTSRLDKYYAMLTVPTFLNFVFCCIVSNWYANQPHGQSETDDNAQELQDGVADDNAQELQDGFADDNAQELQDGVAEDNAQELQDGVANENSGFEEN; encoded by the exons ATGCTAGCTATGCTTATAAATCATCTGACGGATGACCGGGAAGTGACTCTACCAAAGGCAGCTCAAATCGTGAATGTCCATGAAGGACTCACATCCCTTCTTGTCATTGTGGTTGCACAACTCTCTGACTCCTACTTTGGTCGATTAAAGTTAATTCTCTTCACCAATACTGCTTTTATTTTT GGATTGATGATGCTATGGTATGAGAGCCACCGCCTAAGTATTAAAGCGTTGTTTGGAGCACTGGCGTTGTTAACTCTTGGTAAAGCTGGGCGAGATGTCACTTTGAAAGCATTTCTTGCTGATCAACTACGGATATCTGGAGAGGAACCAAACCTTGAAGAGGAAGAACTTATAGAGGCACGTCGAAAACTTATTTGGAGATTTTGTTGGATCTTAGGTATAATTATGGCAACTGTATGGCTCTCAAATGAAAAGTGGGAGGCACTTGCAAAGAAATCTACAATCGCAATGGCAGCAggattttttgttttcttgccAGGCATCCCATTCTATAAACACGAGGATACATTTCCTAGCCCCATTCTTAACGCTTTCAACGTTGTTAAAGCGGCAGTTTTAAAGGGACATCTCAATTACCCAACTTCTCCTGATCAGTTGTTCAAAAATTACAGTAAAAGTGCTACAGAGATTCTTCCTCATATTGCATTCCTCAG GGTATGTTTTGACCTTTTTGACTTGAAACAACAAAACGAGCTGCATATACCAGTAGTGTTCAG ATGGTTAGACAAAGCCGCCATTTTGGAACCATCGCCTTCTTGTCCAGTATCAACGGAACAAGTAGAATCTGGAAGGCTTTTTGAGGTAGCAAAAGTGAAGGATGTGAAACGCTTGATAAGTATGTTTCCTCTTTGGTCAACATTTTATGTATACAGTCTGGTAGGAGCTACAGCAAACACCTTCTTTTATGAACAAGCTAACTACATCAATGACCATCTTGGGGAGATATCCCGTGTCCCAATAGTAGTTTTTGTTATTATCATGACCTTCACAAGTTCCATTACATCAATCATATGTTCATGGTTCAAGGACAGATCAACAAATGCACGACGTCCTCCACTGAACAGAATTAGATTCGGAATGTTTTTTTCGATAATATGTTGTGCAGTTGCTTGTGGGGTCGAAGTTCACAGGCTTCATCGTGTGAAGGTCGAGGATAATCAAATTAGTATTTTTTGGCTAACACCTCAGTTTTTATTGGTTGGGCTCATGGAAGGACTTTCTGAGAGTGGACTCCAAGATTTCTTTGAAACTCAAGTCTGTGAGTCAATGAAAGAGTATGGGCCACAATTCAGTGAATTCTCCGATGGCATTGGTAAATTCTTTAGTGTCATTTGTATCCTCATTTTCCATTTCTGGTTTGATGAAGACGTTGACACAAGTCGATTGGACAAGTATTATGCCATGTTAACGGTTCCTACCTTCCTTAACTTTGTCTTCTGTTGTATCGTAAGCAACTGGTATGCGAATCAGCCCCATGGTCAAAGTGAAACCGATGATAATGCTCAAGAATTACAAGATGGTGTCGCCGATGACAATGCTCAAGAATTACAAGATGGTTTCGCCGATGACAATGCTCAAGAATTACAAGATGGTGTGGCCGAAGACAATGCTCAAGAATTACAAGATGGTGTCGCAAATGAGAATTCTGGCTTTGAGGAGAATTAG